In Mustela nigripes isolate SB6536 chromosome 12, MUSNIG.SB6536, whole genome shotgun sequence, one DNA window encodes the following:
- the LOC132028080 gene encoding olfactory receptor 2B11, whose translation MRGDNQSFLEDLPKDFILLGVSDRPWLELPLFVVLLVSYILAMLGNIAIILVSRLDPQLHSPMYIFLGHLSFLDLCYTTTTVPQMLVNMGSSRKTISYGGCTVQYAIFHWLGCTECIVLAAMALDRYVAICEPLRYAIIMHRPLCQQLVAVAWLSGFGNSLVQVVLTVQLPFCGRQVLNNFFCEVPAMIKLSCADTAVNDATLAVLVAFFVLVPLALILLSYGFIAHAVLKIQSSRGKRKAFGTCSSHLVVVSLFYLPAIYMYLQPPSSYSQEQGKFISLFYSIITPTLNPFIYTLRNKDVKGALRRLLSRTWRFCRR comes from the coding sequence ATGAGAGGTGACAACCAGAGCTTCTTGGAGGATCTCCCTAAGGACTTCATCCTTCTCGGTGTTTCTGACAGGCCATGGCTGGAGCTCCCCCTCTTTGTGGTTCTCCTGGTGTCCTATATTCTGGCCATGTTGGGAAACATCGCTATCATCCTGGTGTCCCGGCTGGATCCCCAGCTCCACAGCCCCATGTACATCTTTCTCGGACACCTCTCCTTCCTGGATCTCTGCTATACCACCACCACAGTCCCACAGATGCTGGTCAACATGGGCAGCTCCAGGAAGACCATCAGCTATGGTGGCTGCACAGTGCAGTACGCCATTTTCCACTGGCTGGGATGCACTGAGTGCATCGTCTTGGCCGCCATGGCCCtggaccgctatgtggccatctgtgaGCCCCTCCGATATGCCATTATCATGCACCGCCCTCTCTGCCAGCAGCTCGTGGCTGTGGCCTGGCTCAGCGGCTTTGGAAACTCCCTTGTTCAGGTTGTGCTGACAGTGCAGTTGCCTTTCTGTGGGCGGCAGGTGCTGAACAATTTCTTCTGTGAGGTGCCAGCCATGATCAAGCTGTCGTGTGCAGATACTGCCGTGAATGATGCTACACTGGCTGTGTTGGTGGCCTTCTTTGTGCTGGTGCCCCTAGCCCTCATCCTTCTCTCCTATGGCTTCATTGCCCATGCAGTGCTCAAGATCCAGTCCTCCAGGGGAAAGCGCAAAGCCTTTGGGACCTGTTCCTCCCATCTGGTGGTGGTCTCTCTCTTCTACCTGCCTGCCATCTACATGTACCTGCAGCCCCCTTCCAGCTACTCCCAAGAGCAGGGCAAGTTTATCTCCCTCTTCTATTCCATAATCACCCCCACCCTCAACCCCTTCATCTACACCCTGAGGAATAAGGATGTGAAGGGAGCTCTGAGGAGACTCCTGTCAAGGACCTGGAGGTTCTGCAGGAGATGA